A genomic window from Camelina sativa cultivar DH55 chromosome 2, Cs, whole genome shotgun sequence includes:
- the LOC104757419 gene encoding F-box/FBD/LRR-repeat protein At4g26340-like has translation MDMISFLPDDLLLRILWLLPTKDVMATMLVSKRWQSLWCLVSRIVLDDLKYHNDDADYKNFTEFAYRALMKNKSPILNCLNLCLGPKCHPVDVGIWIDTAIARRMRRLIVKIRPGPPINLPSSLYTCETLEDLRIANCLFSDVFCSLPFLKSLSLMMMGYTCLHKLLHGCPNLQFLRMSSVIDEEHEGEDITIALPCLRHLDLWDSRDKSKGGVYMIECPRLEYLKIVDDVVYDSRRIENMPNLNEAHVDITQGVTHRFLRALASTRRLYLCASLHSEVPSMVICFYRLVHLELSTCAQGWWELLTQMLQNSPKLASLKLTDEHELHFPSEETPDCWKQPSSIPDSLETFAWIGYKGRRGDLEVANFIIRNNATRLKTATFLPQSNDVEAKYKMLKDLVSLTTPSIPCQLLFD, from the coding sequence TAGTGTCAAGGATTGTGCTCGATGATCTCAAGTATCATAATGATGATGCCGACTATAAGAACTTCACAGAGTTTGCTTACAGGGCTTTGATGAAAAACAAGTCGCCGATTCTAAATTGTTTAAATCTCTGCCTTGGTCCTAAGTGTCACCCTGTGGATGTTGGAATATGGATCGATACTGCGATTGCTCGCCGCATGCGTCGGCTCATAGTTAAAATCCGGCCAGGGCCACCAATCAATTTGCCGAGTAGCCTATACACATGTGAAACACTAGAGGACTTAAGGATCGCAAATTGCCTTTTTTCGGATGTTTTTTGCAGCCTTCCGTTTCTCAAGAGTTTGTCTCTTATGATGATGGGTTACACATGTCTTCATAAGCTTTTACACGGCTGTCCTAATCTTCAGTTTCTTCGAATGTCGTCTGTGATAGACGAAGAACACGAGGGTGAAGACATCACTATCGCTTTGCCTTGTTTACGACATTTAGATTTATGGGACTCGAGAGACAAGAGCAAGGGCGGTGTGTATATGATAGAATGCCCTCGTCTTGAGTACCTTAAGATTGTCGATGATGTTGTCTACGACTCTCGTCGAATTGAGAATATGCCCAATTTGAACGAGGCGCATGTTGACATCACTCAAGGAGTTACTCACAGGTTTCTGAGAGCTCTTGCTTCAACCCGCCGCCTTTATTTATGTGCATCACTACACTCAGAGGTCCCTAGTATGGTCATCTGCTTCTATAGGCTTGTTCATCTCGAGCTAAGTACATGTGCGCAAGGTTGGTGGGAGCTTCTCACTCAAATGCTCCAAAATTCTCCCAAACTAGCATCTCTCAAACTCACTGATGAACATGAGCTTCATTTTCCTAGTGAAGAAACTCCAGATTGTTGGAAGCAGCCGAGTTCTATTCCCGACAGTCTTGAAACTTTCGCATGGATCGGTTACAAAGGCAGACGAGGAGATTTAGAGGTGGCGAACTTCATCATAAGGAATAATGCTACACGTTTGAAGACTGCAACTTTCTTGCCACAATCCAATGATGTTGAAGCCAAATATAAGATGCTCAAGGACTTGGTATCTCTGACTACGCCTTCAATTCCGTGTCAGCTTCTTTTCGACTGA